A single genomic interval of Terriglobus albidus harbors:
- a CDS encoding lipopolysaccharide biosynthesis protein has product MSLPASSIGPEEPLPPPGKLGAMWSRGLSAASGRLTYALADQVTYSFGNMVVAAILSRHAGRSEFGTYILTQRAMDIFIQICSVFSWAPFMFRLPSTPRERQHIFLGSIVGQQVCACLVFALLLWMAGWWTAGHHYDLYANVMVPLAVTSMAILFREFTRRMYFAELRFKAAFWTEVATVGLQIAGVEFLYRVGRLHVPETLQVLSFGAGVVSLYWILTEWKTFNIRLRDVYEDFRRDLRLGGWLLGGNMISMASAQCNPWLLGAVLGPASVGAYAICESVVNIPRVALNSLQNAMAPVVARSLAKDGKTGLRQVIARYDRALLLGSAVCATGVLALGPWVARLIFKAFPDNGRLILLFLALNFIAVAATLAQSYGLTALDRAGLVFYANLAGFVVQVLLAIALVGKLNVAGVALAMLPGSIVVVIIRQIFYRREITSP; this is encoded by the coding sequence ATGAGCCTTCCAGCATCGAGCATTGGGCCCGAGGAGCCGTTGCCGCCACCGGGAAAGTTGGGTGCAATGTGGAGCCGCGGACTCTCGGCTGCCAGCGGCCGCCTGACGTATGCCCTGGCCGACCAGGTAACTTACAGCTTCGGCAACATGGTGGTCGCTGCCATTCTTAGCCGGCATGCCGGCCGCTCAGAGTTTGGGACCTACATCCTTACCCAGCGGGCCATGGATATCTTTATCCAGATCTGCAGTGTCTTCTCCTGGGCGCCCTTTATGTTCCGGCTGCCCTCAACGCCAAGGGAACGGCAGCATATCTTTCTGGGAAGCATCGTCGGGCAACAGGTATGCGCCTGCCTTGTGTTCGCATTGCTTTTATGGATGGCCGGCTGGTGGACGGCGGGCCACCACTATGATCTCTATGCGAATGTCATGGTTCCGCTGGCTGTCACTTCCATGGCTATTCTGTTCCGTGAGTTCACCCGGCGCATGTACTTTGCGGAGCTCCGCTTCAAAGCCGCTTTCTGGACTGAGGTAGCGACCGTTGGCCTGCAGATCGCAGGCGTGGAGTTTCTGTACCGCGTCGGCCGGCTGCACGTACCCGAGACATTGCAAGTGCTTTCGTTTGGGGCCGGGGTGGTTTCTCTGTACTGGATTTTGACGGAATGGAAGACCTTCAATATCCGTTTGCGCGACGTGTATGAAGACTTTCGGCGGGACCTTCGTCTCGGCGGATGGCTGCTGGGCGGCAACATGATCTCGATGGCCAGCGCCCAGTGCAACCCGTGGCTGCTGGGGGCCGTTCTGGGGCCGGCCAGCGTGGGCGCTTATGCCATCTGCGAGAGCGTCGTCAACATTCCACGAGTAGCGTTAAACAGCCTGCAGAATGCAATGGCCCCGGTGGTGGCACGCTCTCTGGCGAAGGATGGAAAAACGGGCCTGCGGCAGGTGATCGCCCGCTACGATCGTGCCCTGCTGCTGGGCTCGGCTGTATGCGCCACCGGAGTGCTTGCTCTGGGACCATGGGTCGCCCGACTGATCTTTAAAGCCTTTCCCGACAACGGTCGTCTGATTCTGCTCTTTCTTGCGCTCAACTTCATTGCAGTCGCCGCAACATTGGCTCAGAGCTATGGTCTGACTGCTTTGGATAGGGCGGGCCTGGTCTTCTATGCCAACCTCGCTGGATTCGTGGTGCAGGTGCTCCTCGCGATTGCCCTGGTAGGCAAATTGAATGTTGCCGGGGTGGCCCTGGCGATGTTGCCCGGCAGCATTGTGGTTGTGATCATCAGGCAGATCTTTTACAGGCGTGAAATCACGAGCCCGTAA